From the genome of Jannaschia sp. S6380:
ACGCGCCACCAGAAGCTCGCTGCCCTCGTAGCCCGAGACGGTGATCGTCCCGTCGATCGGTGCCCCGGCCAGCGCGCCCTTGATCGCGGGCAGGGCCGCGTTCTGCGCCGCCTCGATCTGCCCGGCGGAAATCCCGAATGCCGCCCCGATCGCCGCCAGCCATGCGGCGGTGCCGTCATGGCCCACCGGCGCGGATCCGATGATCGGCCGGCCCGCCGCCTCGAACTCCCGGATCGCGGCGGTGTAGAACGGATGGATCGCGGCTACCGCCCCGCAATCGAGCGCGGCGTAAAGCTCCCGCCATTCGCGGCACGGCACCACCGGCCCCGCCGCGAGGCCCATCGGCTCCAGCATCCGCCCGATCATCATCGGATCGGCCGGGAACATCTCGCCCAGAAGCGTCACCGTCGGCCGGTCCGATTTGCCGCCGACCGGCGCGGGCACCGGCCCGGCCTCCACCTCGGCGCGGGCATAGTTCAGCATCGCACCGGCGAGGACGTCCTTCGCCTCGGCATGGGTCGGGATGCCGAAGCCCGGCACATCGATCCCCACGATACGCACGCCGTTGATCTCCGTCGGCAGAAGCCGCAGCGGCACGCCGGATGCGGTCGGCACGCAGAGGTTCGTCACCACGATGGCGTCGAACCGGTCCGGGTCGGCCATCTCGTGCACGGATTCGCGGATGTCCTCGAACAGCTTGCCCGTCACCAGCGTCTCGGAATTGAACGGGACATAGCCGACCGAGCGCCGCGCGCCGTAGAAGTGGCTCACGAAGGTCAGGCCATAGACGCAGCAGGCCGAGCCCGACAGGATCGTGGCCGTCCGCCGCATCCGCAGCCCGACGCGCAGCGATCCGAAGGCCGGGCACATGCTCTGCGGCCGGTCGTGCGGGCCTTGCGGATAGTCCTTCGCGTATTGGTCCAGGATCTCGGACTGGCCCGCCGCCGCGGCGGCCGCGCGCATCTCGTCGCCGGAATGGCAGCCGCCCGCCTCGACCGCCGTGACCGTCACGGCGCCATCCGGGTCGTGGCCGACCTCGTATCCGGCGCGCTCAGGCGTCATCGTAGACGACCTCCAGGCTTTCGGTCCGGACCGCGTTCTTGCCGCGCATGTCGGCATCCGTGGCCGGCTCCAGCACGACGTCGCCGCCGGTCTCGGACGCATCGAACAGGCCCAGAAGCCCGTCCTGGTCCAGCGGCGCGGGCCGCACCGGCGGGGCCACCGCGACGTTGTCTCCCAGCGACGCGAACAGGGCACCCCATTCGCTCTCCTCGGTGCCGACGATCTGATAGTTTGCAGATTTCTTGCGCAAATCGTCGTTCTGAGGAATCGCGGCCAGTACGGGGATCTTGACCGCCTCGGCAAAGGCCTTCGCCTCGCCTGAGCCGTCATCCTTGTTAATGACCAGCCCCGCGACGCCGACGTTTCCGCCCAACTTGCGGAAATATTCCACCGCCGAGCAGACGTTGTTGGCCACGTACAGCGATTGCAGGTCGTTGGACGCGACCAGGATGACCTTCTGCGCCATGTCCCGCGCGATCGGCAGGCCGAAGCCGCCGCAGACCACGTCGCCCAGGAAGTCGAGCAGCACGTAGTCGAAGTCCCAGTCGTGGAAGCCCAGCTTCTCCAAAAGCTCGAAGCCGTGGATGATGCCGCGCCCGCCGCAGCCGCGCCCGACCTCCGGCCCGCCCAGCTCCATCGCGAAGACGCCGCCGCGCTTGAAGCAGACATCGCCGATCTTGACCTCCTCGCCCGCGAGCTTCTTGGCCGAGGACGTCTCGATGATCGTGGGACATGCCTTGCCGCCGAACAGCAGCGATGTCGTGTCCGATTTCGGGTCGCAGCCGATCAGCAGGACGCGCTTGCCCTGTTCGGCCATCATGTGGCTGAGGTTGGCCAGCGTGAACGACTTGCCGATGCCGCCCTTGCCGTAGATCGCGATGATCTGCGTCTTGGAGGTCGGCTCGTCGGACACGATGTCGGCCAGATCCTCGGCCGCCTCGTCGCGCAGCCGCTGGTCGAAATCCTTCAGGTTCGGAACGTCGAGGCTCATGGGGTCGCACTCCAATCCAGGATCATCTTCAGGCAGTCGGGGTCTTCGAACGCCTGCGCATAGGCCTCAGGGGCCTCGGCGGCGGGACGAGTGTGGGTGATGAGGTCGTCGAGGCGCAGGCTCCCGCTCTCGATCAGGGCGCGGGTCGCGATCAGGTCATCGCGCGTCCACTCCGCGGCGATGCGCAGGCGCGCCTCCTTCATGAAGGCCGGCGCGAAGGCGAAGGCGACGGGTTGCGCGTAGAAGCCCGCCAGCACGACCTCGCCGCCACGCGCCAGACGTCCGATCAGCCGGTCCAGCACGGCCGCGTCGCCCGATGCGTCGTAGATCGACCGGTAATCGCGGCGCGGATCGTCGTCGGGATGGATGACTGCATAATCCTCGGCACCAAGGCGCCGGGCGGGCGAGATCTCCCACACCGTGGGCGGCGGCGCGCCGGCGGCGACGGTCAGCCGCGCCAGCAATCGCCCGAGGACGCCGTGGCCGACGATCAGGTCGGGCACGGCGTGGCCGGGCCCGGCCATCGCGTGACGGGCGGTTGCGGCAAGCGCCAGCAGCGCGCCTTCGTCGCCGGTCCCCGGATCAAGGCGCATGACCCTGTCGGCGGCGGTCACGACACGCCGCGCTGCCCCGCCAAACAATCCCTGCGCGCCGCGATAGCAACTCGCGCCGGGTACGAAGACCAGGTCGCCGACGCTATGCGTCGTCCGCGATCCCGCTTCGACGACATGTCCGACCGCCTCGTATCCCGGCACCAGTGGATATCCCATGCCCGGAAACGGCGGCATGTCCCCGGACCAGAACAGCTTTTCCGTCCCCGAGGAGATCCCCGAGGCCGTGACATCGACCACTAGATCGCCGTCGCCCGGCGGATCGATGGGCAGATTGTCCACGCGGATCGCCCTAGGTCCGTTCAGTATGACAGCCGTGCTTTCCATCTCGACCTCCAACCCGGCCTACGCCTTCGTGCGGCATGGACCCGACTCCGGCAGGTCCGTTCTGTCAGCTTAGACGGACATCAGATTATGTCAACTTAGTTAGACACCGCGCTTGTCAGGGGCGCCGACAAGTCAGGACCGATGTGATGTAGGGGCGCGGTGCCCGCTGCGGCCGCATCGCGCGAAACCCGACGTCGCGGCACAGCCCGGCCAGTTCGTCGGCGGACCGGGTTCGGCCGGTCCCCATGGCCACGGTATAGATCGCAAAATAAGCATCGCCCGCGCGCGCCGGCCGTGCCCCGCCCGACATCGGTTCGGATATCAGGAGCAGCCCGCCCGGGGGCAGCGCCTCGTACGCGGCGGCGAGCAGGGCGCGCACGGTTTCGTCGGAGTGGTCGTAGAGGACGCGGACCAGGCTGATCGCGTCGCAGCCCTTGGGCAGAGGATCATCGCGGAACGATCCGGGATGCACGGTGACCCGATCGCGCAGGTCCGGCGCCTCAAGGGCGGCGAGCCCGGACGTCACGACGTCGGGCAGATCCAGCAGCGACAGTCGCAGATGCGGATGGCGCCGCCCCGCCGCCGCCAGGAACAGGCCGGTGCCGCCGCCCACGTCCAACAGCCGCTTCACACCGGAGAGGTCGCAGGCGTCCAACGTGTCGCGCGCGACCAGATCCAGGCTGCGCGCCATCAGGTCTGAATAGCGGTCTACCGCGGCCCCGTCATCGGCGGCGCGGTCGCCAAGGACATAGGGCCAGAATGCCGCGACCTCGGTCGCCGTCTCGCCCCGGAAGAAGGCCACCGGGTCCGACAGGTCGCGATAGAGCGCGCGGTGATGGCGGATCATGTCGCAGAGACCGGGGACCCCCAGGAGTGCCGCGCCCTTGCGGGTCAACGCGAACCGGTCCGAACGACGCCGCCGCAATAGCCCCAGGGCCGCCCCGGCATTCAGCAGGACGCGCATGCGCTCGGCCGGCACGCCGCGCGACTGGGCCAGATCCGCGATGGTGGCATCGCCGTCAAGCATGGGCGCGAGGACGTCGAACTCGACCAGCGCGGCCAGAACCTGGCTGTGACAGAACCCGGCCACCAGGTCGAACAGCGCCGCCCCGTCGCGTCGAACCAGCCCGCGCGTCGGCGGAAACCGTGCCGCCCAATTCTGGAACCTCGGATTGGCGATCAGCCGCGCGCGCCAGCCCGTCAGGGGCCAGGCGCGCCGCCGCGGCGGGGGTCCGTCAAGCGTGACCATTCCGGCCCAGGGCGCCCGGTGCGACCGATGTGGTGGCCGGCATCAACCGACGCGCCTGCGCCTGCACCATGCGGGCCAGCATCGCCTCGCCGGGGCAGGACGGGATCGAGGCGATGGCCCCGCCCAATAT
Proteins encoded in this window:
- the bchY gene encoding chlorophyllide a reductase subunit Y codes for the protein MRAAAAAAGQSEILDQYAKDYPQGPHDRPQSMCPAFGSLRVGLRMRRTATILSGSACCVYGLTFVSHFYGARRSVGYVPFNSETLVTGKLFEDIRESVHEMADPDRFDAIVVTNLCVPTASGVPLRLLPTEINGVRIVGIDVPGFGIPTHAEAKDVLAGAMLNYARAEVEAGPVPAPVGGKSDRPTVTLLGEMFPADPMMIGRMLEPMGLAAGPVVPCREWRELYAALDCGAVAAIHPFYTAAIREFEAAGRPIIGSAPVGHDGTAAWLAAIGAAFGISAGQIEAAQNAALPAIKGALAGAPIDGTITVSGYEGSELLVARLLIESGADVPYVGTACPKTPWSEADVDWLTAHGAEVKFRASLEDDLAAMEGLHPNLAIGTTPVVQKAKALGIPALYFTNLISARPLMGVAGAGSLAEVVNAAIGNGTRMTDMKAFFEGVGEADTAGIWEGAPNLQPQFRALNLKKIEKRKRAEAAEAMI
- a CDS encoding chlorophyllide a reductase iron protein subunit X, translated to MSLDVPNLKDFDQRLRDEAAEDLADIVSDEPTSKTQIIAIYGKGGIGKSFTLANLSHMMAEQGKRVLLIGCDPKSDTTSLLFGGKACPTIIETSSAKKLAGEEVKIGDVCFKRGGVFAMELGGPEVGRGCGGRGIIHGFELLEKLGFHDWDFDYVLLDFLGDVVCGGFGLPIARDMAQKVILVASNDLQSLYVANNVCSAVEYFRKLGGNVGVAGLVINKDDGSGEAKAFAEAVKIPVLAAIPQNDDLRKKSANYQIVGTEESEWGALFASLGDNVAVAPPVRPAPLDQDGLLGLFDASETGGDVVLEPATDADMRGKNAVRTESLEVVYDDA
- the bchC gene encoding chlorophyll synthesis pathway protein BchC, translating into MESTAVILNGPRAIRVDNLPIDPPGDGDLVVDVTASGISSGTEKLFWSGDMPPFPGMGYPLVPGYEAVGHVVEAGSRTTHSVGDLVFVPGASCYRGAQGLFGGAARRVVTAADRVMRLDPGTGDEGALLALAATARHAMAGPGHAVPDLIVGHGVLGRLLARLTVAAGAPPPTVWEISPARRLGAEDYAVIHPDDDPRRDYRSIYDASGDAAVLDRLIGRLARGGEVVLAGFYAQPVAFAFAPAFMKEARLRIAAEWTRDDLIATRALIESGSLRLDDLITHTRPAAEAPEAYAQAFEDPDCLKMILDWSATP
- a CDS encoding acetylserotonin O-methyltransferase, producing MVTLDGPPPRRRAWPLTGWRARLIANPRFQNWAARFPPTRGLVRRDGAALFDLVAGFCHSQVLAALVEFDVLAPMLDGDATIADLAQSRGVPAERMRVLLNAGAALGLLRRRRSDRFALTRKGAALLGVPGLCDMIRHHRALYRDLSDPVAFFRGETATEVAAFWPYVLGDRAADDGAAVDRYSDLMARSLDLVARDTLDACDLSGVKRLLDVGGGTGLFLAAAGRRHPHLRLSLLDLPDVVTSGLAALEAPDLRDRVTVHPGSFRDDPLPKGCDAISLVRVLYDHSDETVRALLAAAYEALPPGGLLLISEPMSGGARPARAGDAYFAIYTVAMGTGRTRSADELAGLCRDVGFRAMRPQRAPRPYITSVLTCRRP